The Pseudomonadota bacterium genome has a window encoding:
- a CDS encoding FAD:protein FMN transferase, with product MKRNLRFTVALALAALIPSVASSAMTGDSGSAAQAAGSRQFSAEAKLPTGEPISAVIVADPADEGRARAALSSAMSRAQQFSGEFFSEGGVASRLDSLGKGEKLELSPTAFDFLQRAVTLSQQSDGFFDVAGPSPKRMFTKSDSRRIELDGATRTVSFRDSDMKLDLTKIALGFTCDLMMETIAGEGFANASASAGPVTRNIGRDIYTPWDIVVGFGERTETGAHRAYRYGVSNVSATTVTPEGLGRGLTDPINKSQVSWGDSLRSVTVIASNAMTATAFALAAYTVGPKYAMKYVTGHPSVKGIVVDGQGNLTASKGMIVEGLSYEKSVNEQTASDGGSNDLKQKEREEAAQ from the coding sequence ATGAAGAGAAACCTGAGATTCACTGTCGCACTCGCACTGGCAGCGCTCATCCCCTCGGTCGCATCTTCGGCCATGACCGGCGACTCCGGGTCCGCTGCCCAAGCGGCAGGCTCGCGGCAGTTCTCGGCCGAGGCCAAACTCCCCACGGGGGAGCCGATCTCCGCGGTCATAGTGGCCGATCCGGCCGACGAGGGGCGGGCCAGGGCGGCCCTCTCCTCCGCGATGTCTCGCGCCCAGCAGTTCTCCGGCGAGTTCTTCTCGGAGGGAGGCGTGGCGAGCCGGCTCGACTCCCTCGGCAAGGGCGAGAAGCTCGAGCTCTCGCCGACCGCCTTCGACTTTCTGCAGAGGGCTGTCACGCTCTCGCAGCAGAGCGACGGCTTCTTCGACGTGGCCGGCCCCTCGCCCAAGCGCATGTTCACCAAGAGCGACTCCAGGCGCATCGAGCTCGACGGGGCGACCCGAACCGTCTCCTTCAGGGACTCCGACATGAAGCTCGACCTCACGAAGATCGCCCTGGGGTTCACCTGCGACCTCATGATGGAGACGATCGCGGGCGAAGGCTTCGCAAACGCCAGCGCGTCCGCAGGCCCTGTCACTCGCAACATCGGCCGCGACATATACACCCCCTGGGACATCGTGGTGGGCTTCGGCGAGAGGACCGAGACGGGCGCGCATCGAGCCTATCGCTACGGGGTGTCGAACGTCTCTGCCACGACGGTCACGCCCGAGGGCCTGGGCCGGGGGCTGACCGACCCGATCAACAAGTCGCAGGTCTCCTGGGGGGACTCGCTGCGAAGCGTCACCGTCATCGCCTCGAACGCCATGACCGCCACCGCCTTCGCTCTGGCCGCTTACACGGTGGGCCCCAAGTACGCGATGAAGTACGTGACCGGGCACCCCTCAGTGAAGGGCATCGTGGTGGACGGCCAGGGCAACCTCACCGCCTCCAAGGGCATGATCGTCGAGGGACTGTCCTACGAGAAGAGCGTGAACGAACAGACCGCCAGCG
- the uvrA gene encoding excinuclease ABC subunit UvrA, which yields MSEQGIVVRGARMHNLKNIDVTIPRNKLVVVTGLSGSGKSSLAFDTIYAEGQRRYIESLSAYARQFLGQMDKPDVDSIEGLSPAISIEQRTASKNPRSTVGTATEIYDYLRLLYARAGTPHCVKCGRPIEGQTVQQMVDRLTELPEGARIVLFAPIASGRKGEYAKELAKLARDGFVRARIDGEVHELADPPKLDKKKKHDIDLMVDRLVIKPSSRQRLADSLEIALKHGDGIVKVETGTGDRGSGTGKGLSGHGSRVTGHEILLSEKHACPHCGISLPEIQPQLFSFNSPRGACADCDGLGVRRYFDPDLIVPNRQLSLREGAIMPWRKKNATDYIELVEALSKHYRADIYTPFAELPERLRETILHGSGDEQIAFTYDTGRGRKRYTAKFEGIIPSLQRRWEETQSFAVREEIERYMNMRPCPTCGGTRLKAESLAVLVGEKNISELCALSIDQALRFVKGLRLDAKRSEIAKGVLKEITERLGFLTEVGLGYLTLDRASATLAGGEDQRIRLATQIGSALTGVLYVLDEPSIGLHQRDNHRLINTLKRLRDLRNTVLVVEHDRDMMLASDHIIDLGPGAGVAGGRVVATGTPDEVSLNGDSLTGLYLAGKRAIEKPRSRRRPSVDWIEIIGASEHNLKSIDVRIPLGLMTAVTGVSGSGKSTLVTETLLAALRQRIYRSRDAAGQVEEIRGWERIAKVIDIDQSPIGRTPRSNPATYTGIFTHIRDLFSELPESKARGYRPGRFSFNVKGGRCEACEGDGIIRIEMHFLPDVFVECEVCRGMRFNRETLEVTYKGKNISEVLKMTVAEAHRFFENIPPLAHKLETLVEVGLEYIELGQAATTLSGGEAQRIKLSRELSRRPRMTDEGMRGKTLYILDEPTTGLHFDDVHKLLGVLEALVEAGNTVIVIEHNLDVIKFADYCVDLGPEGGDAGGEVVAVGTPEEIAANPKSHTGRYLKEVL from the coding sequence ATGTCCGAGCAAGGGATCGTCGTCCGCGGCGCGCGGATGCACAACCTCAAGAACATCGACGTCACCATCCCACGCAACAAGCTCGTGGTGGTCACGGGGCTTTCAGGATCAGGCAAGTCCTCGCTCGCCTTCGACACGATCTACGCGGAGGGGCAGCGCCGCTACATCGAGTCGCTGTCGGCCTACGCGCGGCAGTTCCTGGGCCAGATGGACAAGCCTGACGTCGACTCGATCGAAGGCTTATCGCCCGCCATCTCGATCGAGCAGCGCACCGCGAGCAAGAACCCGCGATCCACAGTCGGGACCGCGACCGAGATATACGACTACCTGAGGCTCCTCTACGCCCGCGCGGGAACGCCGCACTGCGTGAAATGCGGCCGCCCCATCGAGGGGCAGACCGTCCAACAGATGGTCGACCGGCTCACGGAGCTGCCCGAGGGTGCGCGCATCGTCCTCTTTGCCCCGATCGCCTCGGGCCGCAAGGGCGAGTATGCGAAGGAGCTGGCGAAGCTGGCGCGCGACGGGTTCGTCCGGGCGCGCATAGACGGCGAGGTCCATGAGCTGGCCGACCCGCCGAAGCTGGACAAGAAGAAAAAGCACGACATCGACCTGATGGTCGACCGGCTGGTGATAAAGCCCTCCTCCAGGCAGAGGCTCGCCGACTCGCTCGAGATCGCTCTGAAACACGGCGACGGGATAGTGAAGGTGGAGACAGGGACCGGGGACCGGGGATCCGGGACCGGGAAAGGTCTTTCGGGTCACGGGTCACGGGTCACGGGTCACGAGATTCTGCTCTCCGAAAAACACGCGTGCCCGCACTGCGGGATATCGCTGCCTGAGATCCAGCCCCAGCTCTTCTCGTTCAACAGCCCCAGGGGCGCGTGCGCGGACTGCGACGGGCTCGGGGTGAGGCGCTACTTCGACCCGGACCTCATCGTGCCCAACAGGCAGCTCTCGCTCCGCGAGGGCGCGATCATGCCCTGGCGCAAGAAGAACGCCACCGATTACATAGAGCTCGTGGAGGCGCTGTCGAAGCACTACAGGGCCGACATCTACACCCCGTTCGCCGAGCTGCCGGAGAGGCTCAGGGAGACGATCCTCCACGGCTCCGGCGACGAACAGATCGCTTTCACATACGACACCGGACGCGGCAGGAAGCGTTACACCGCGAAGTTCGAGGGCATAATCCCGTCTCTGCAGAGGCGATGGGAGGAGACGCAATCGTTCGCGGTGCGCGAGGAGATCGAGCGCTACATGAACATGCGCCCCTGCCCCACATGCGGGGGCACGAGGCTCAAAGCCGAGAGCCTGGCCGTGCTCGTGGGCGAAAAGAACATCTCCGAGCTCTGCGCCCTCTCGATCGACCAGGCGCTCCGGTTCGTAAAGGGGCTTCGCCTCGATGCGAAGCGCAGCGAGATAGCGAAGGGCGTTCTCAAGGAGATCACGGAGAGGCTCGGGTTCCTCACTGAGGTGGGACTGGGCTACCTCACCCTGGACCGGGCCTCGGCTACGCTCGCCGGCGGCGAGGACCAGCGCATAAGGCTCGCCACCCAGATCGGCTCCGCCCTCACCGGGGTCCTCTACGTGCTGGACGAGCCCTCGATCGGCCTGCACCAGCGCGACAACCACCGCCTCATAAACACGCTGAAAAGGCTGCGCGACTTGCGCAACACGGTGCTCGTGGTCGAGCACGACCGCGACATGATGCTCGCCTCGGACCACATCATAGATCTCGGGCCCGGGGCCGGGGTGGCCGGCGGCCGCGTGGTGGCAACCGGCACGCCCGACGAGGTCTCCCTCAACGGCGACTCGCTCACCGGGCTCTATCTCGCGGGCAAACGCGCGATCGAGAAGCCCAGGAGCCGGCGCAGGCCCTCCGTCGACTGGATCGAGATCATAGGCGCCTCGGAGCACAACCTCAAGAGCATCGACGTCCGGATACCGCTCGGCCTCATGACCGCGGTCACCGGCGTCTCCGGCTCCGGCAAGTCCACGCTCGTCACCGAGACGCTTCTCGCCGCCCTCAGGCAGCGGATCTACCGCTCCAGGGACGCGGCCGGGCAGGTTGAAGAGATCCGCGGCTGGGAGCGGATCGCCAAGGTGATCGACATCGACCAGTCCCCCATCGGCCGCACCCCGCGCTCGAATCCGGCCACATACACCGGCATCTTCACGCACATCCGCGACCTCTTTTCCGAGCTCCCCGAGTCGAAGGCCCGCGGCTACAGGCCCGGCCGTTTCTCGTTCAACGTCAAGGGCGGCCGCTGCGAGGCGTGCGAGGGGGACGGCATCATCCGCATAGAGATGCACTTTCTGCCCGACGTCTTCGTGGAGTGCGAGGTCTGCCGCGGCATGCGGTTCAACCGCGAGACCCTCGAGGTGACCTACAAGGGAAAGAACATCTCCGAGGTGCTGAAGATGACGGTCGCCGAGGCCCACCGATTCTTCGAGAACATCCCGCCGCTGGCGCACAAGCTCGAGACCCTGGTCGAGGTCGGGCTGGAGTACATAGAGCTCGGCCAGGCGGCCACGACCCTCTCCGGCGGCGAGGCGCAGCGGATAAAGCTCTCGAGGGAGCTCTCCCGCAGGCCCCGGATGACCGACGAGGGGATGCGCGGGAAAACACTGTACATCCTCGACGAGCCGACCACCGGGCTGCACTTCGACGACGTGCACAAGCTGCTGGGCGTGCTCGAGGCGCTGGTCGAGGCGGGCAACACTGTGATCGTCATCGAGCACAACCTTGACGTCATCAAGTTTGCCGATTATTGTGTCGACCTCGGGCCCGAGGGGGGAGACGCGGGCGGCGAGGTGGTGGCGGTCGGCACGCCGGAGGAGATCGCAGCCAACCCGAAATCCCACACAGGAAGATACCTCAAGGAAGTCCTCTGA